A stretch of Halichondria panicea chromosome 1, odHalPani1.1, whole genome shotgun sequence DNA encodes these proteins:
- the LOC135344329 gene encoding uncharacterized protein LOC135344329 isoform X2 produces the protein MEFGYCKAAVSKTLTMIALHVVLLCVFAAAEDEANVISFQAERDLIPVGQPMSYTCKVKGRAVWEFGTYYFNTASSDFVGNRSNLIDGVNITDFTDASGNHLSKLFLSSSIVQSLNDTDMACSATTSLTIKPPVNERIRVKVFSSPTSPGNVRVVSERQKEVTLTWEPSFLPFNISPQYKVYVDGVVEATMEQPSFVFSKLEHSCDSHQIRVEAYNEVGSNTSEHIEVVLPAVPEVGALSDSISTDITKSGAQVQFTVSFDQAVSCPAHPVTNYTVTLTSNTSTPITRTVTTPPEDNVSITVAGLNDNTLYTYQVHANNAIGSTASAVKTFYTTDVLSGTAMEMNEGTLFLRCEFVPGSNALGCQVQLETLTRLGNLTHSLYRSQPDAASVDAVINITNPSCYDKMLVFDIESDNTTGNLGMPGKFHVSGNKPCTAPLSTEGTPVSTALIIGASVGGAIAVVLAVVILVVICCVLKNRAFGNSVKDTTVWIRNQDQDYPVRYSPNKQARVPSREEPQENKLPIYDSVDTYRQTSTRDSVPSPDYELLKREFGNLRSPPPPSSPKHGDTPTYAQLNSDPYSEPLRLPDFAEPYEQHVPAYAEPYEITRDPVYQTLDDAASVPSKKAPPTTPPPAHYSQVADALPIGWKVKTVGGGGGGSRLTLPQQRSGSRTSLSQV, from the exons ATGGAGTTCGGATATTGTAAGGCAGCAGTCAGCAAGACTCTAACCATGATTGCTCTACACGTGGTTCTCCTTTGTGTCTTTGCTGCTGCAGAAGATGAAG CAAATGTGATCAGTTTTCAAGCAGAGAGAGACTTAATACCTGTTGGTCAACCAATGAGCTATACCTGCAAAGTGAAGGGTCGTGCAGTGTGGGAGTTTGGTACTTATTACTTTAACACAGCCTCCAGCGACTTTGTGGGGAATAGAAGCAATCTAATTGATGGAGTGAACATCACTGACTTTACTGATGCAAGTGGCAATCATCTCTCCAAATTATTTCTTTCTTCGTCCATTGTACAAAGTCTGAATGATACCGATATGGCCTGTAGTGCAACAACAAGTCTAACCATAAAACCACCTGTAAACGAGAGGATTAGAGTTAAAGTTTTTA gtTCCCCCACTTCCCCTGGCAATGTGAGAGTGGTGTCAGAGAGGCAGAAAGAGGTCACTCTGACATGGGAACCTTCGTTCTTACCATTCAACATCTCCCCTCAGTACAAGGTGTATGTGGATGGTGTCGTCGAAGCTACAATGGAACAACCTTCATTTGTGTTCTCAAAACTGGAGCACTCATGTGATTCTCACCAGATACGAGTGGAAGCGTACAATGAAGTCGGCAGCAATACCTCGGAGCACATCGAAGTGGTCTTACCTGCAG TTCCTGAGGTGGGTGCACTGAGTGACAGCATCTCTACCGATATTACAAAGAGTGGTGCTCAAGTTCAATTCACGGTTTCCTTTGAC CAAGCCGTGTCATGTCCCGCTCACCCGGTAACCAACTACACGGTGACGCTCACCTCAAACACGTCCACCCCCATCACTCGGacagtgaccacaccccctgaaGACAACGTCTCTATCACAGTGGCGGGTCTGAACGACAACACTCTCTACACCTACCAGGTGCACGCTAACAATGCCATTGGAAGTACAGCCTCAGCAGTGAAAACATTTT aCACGACTGACGTGCTCAGCGGCACTGCCATGGAGATGAATGAAGGTACACTGTTCCTGCGTTGTGAGTTTGTCCCCGGATCCAACGCACTTGGTTGTCAG GTTCAACTGGAGACTCTCACTCGCCTTGGTAACCTCACTCATTCCCTGTATCGTAGCCAACCAGATGCAGCCTCTGTGGACGCTGTCATCAATATCACCAACCCCTCCTGTTACGACAAGATGCTTGTGTTTGATATAGAGTCCGACAACACCACCGGTAACCTAGGCATGCCTGGAAAATTTCATGTCAGTGGGAACAAGCCGTGTACCGCTCCTTTGAGCACAGAAG gcacacccGTATCCACAGCTTTGATCATTGGAGCCTCAGTGGGCGGAGCCATAGCTGTCGTATTGGCGGTCGTTATCCTGGTCGTGATCTGCTGCGTACTTAAGAATCGTGCATTCG GCAACAGCGTCAAGGATACCACTGTCTGGATCAGGAACCAAGATCAAGA TTACCCGGTGAGATACTCTCCGAACAAACAAGCGAGGGTGCCCTCGAGGGAAGAGCCTCAGGAGAACAAGCTGCCCATCTACGACTCAGTCGACACTTACAGACAAACG TCCACACGTGACAGTGTACCATCACCTGACTACGAGCTGCTGAAACGAGAATTCGGAAACTTGAGGTCACCGCCGCCCCCGTCCAGTCCCAAACATGGTGACACACCCACTTATGCTCAGCTGAACTCTGACCCCTACTCGGAGCCACTGAGACTGCCCGACTTTGCAGAGCCCTACGAACAACATGTGCCTGCTTACGCCGAACCTTACGAG ATTACACGGGATCCTGTCTACCAAACACTGGATGACGCAGCGTCAGTTCCCTCAAAGAAGGCCCCTCCCACGACACCACCCCCTGCACACTACTCGCAAGTGGCCGATGCCCTGCCTATTGGCTGGAAGGTTAAGACAGTCGGAGGCGGGGGAGGAGGGTCAAGATTAACGCTACCACAGCAGAGAAGTGGAAGCAGAACCAGTCTCTCACAAGTCTGA
- the LOC135344329 gene encoding uncharacterized protein LOC135344329 isoform X1 encodes MEFGYCKAAVSKTLTMIALHVVLLCVFAAAEDEANVISFQAERDLIPVGQPMSYTCKVKGRAVWEFGTYYFNTASSDFVGNRSNLIDGVNITDFTDASGNHLSKLFLSSSIVQSLNDTDMACSATTSLTIKPPVNERIRVKVFSSPTSPGNVRVVSERQKEVTLTWEPSFLPFNISPQYKVYVDGVVEATMEQPSFVFSKLEHSCDSHQIRVEAYNEVGSNTSEHIEVVLPAVPEVGALSDSISTDITKSGAQVQFTVSFDQAVSCPAHPVTNYTVTLTSNTSTPITRTVTTPPEDNVSITVAGLNDNTLYTYQVHANNAIGSTASAVKTFYTTDVLSGTAMEMNEGTLFLRCEFVPGSNALGCQVQLETLTRLGNLTHSLYRSQPDAASVDAVINITNPSCYDKMLVFDIESDNTTGNLGMPGKFHVSGNKPCTAPLSTEGTPVSTALIIGASVGGAIAVVLAVVILVVICCVLKNRAFGNSVKDTTVWIRNQDQDSYPVRYSPNKQARVPSREEPQENKLPIYDSVDTYRQTSTRDSVPSPDYELLKREFGNLRSPPPPSSPKHGDTPTYAQLNSDPYSEPLRLPDFAEPYEQHVPAYAEPYEITRDPVYQTLDDAASVPSKKAPPTTPPPAHYSQVADALPIGWKVKTVGGGGGGSRLTLPQQRSGSRTSLSQV; translated from the exons ATGGAGTTCGGATATTGTAAGGCAGCAGTCAGCAAGACTCTAACCATGATTGCTCTACACGTGGTTCTCCTTTGTGTCTTTGCTGCTGCAGAAGATGAAG CAAATGTGATCAGTTTTCAAGCAGAGAGAGACTTAATACCTGTTGGTCAACCAATGAGCTATACCTGCAAAGTGAAGGGTCGTGCAGTGTGGGAGTTTGGTACTTATTACTTTAACACAGCCTCCAGCGACTTTGTGGGGAATAGAAGCAATCTAATTGATGGAGTGAACATCACTGACTTTACTGATGCAAGTGGCAATCATCTCTCCAAATTATTTCTTTCTTCGTCCATTGTACAAAGTCTGAATGATACCGATATGGCCTGTAGTGCAACAACAAGTCTAACCATAAAACCACCTGTAAACGAGAGGATTAGAGTTAAAGTTTTTA gtTCCCCCACTTCCCCTGGCAATGTGAGAGTGGTGTCAGAGAGGCAGAAAGAGGTCACTCTGACATGGGAACCTTCGTTCTTACCATTCAACATCTCCCCTCAGTACAAGGTGTATGTGGATGGTGTCGTCGAAGCTACAATGGAACAACCTTCATTTGTGTTCTCAAAACTGGAGCACTCATGTGATTCTCACCAGATACGAGTGGAAGCGTACAATGAAGTCGGCAGCAATACCTCGGAGCACATCGAAGTGGTCTTACCTGCAG TTCCTGAGGTGGGTGCACTGAGTGACAGCATCTCTACCGATATTACAAAGAGTGGTGCTCAAGTTCAATTCACGGTTTCCTTTGAC CAAGCCGTGTCATGTCCCGCTCACCCGGTAACCAACTACACGGTGACGCTCACCTCAAACACGTCCACCCCCATCACTCGGacagtgaccacaccccctgaaGACAACGTCTCTATCACAGTGGCGGGTCTGAACGACAACACTCTCTACACCTACCAGGTGCACGCTAACAATGCCATTGGAAGTACAGCCTCAGCAGTGAAAACATTTT aCACGACTGACGTGCTCAGCGGCACTGCCATGGAGATGAATGAAGGTACACTGTTCCTGCGTTGTGAGTTTGTCCCCGGATCCAACGCACTTGGTTGTCAG GTTCAACTGGAGACTCTCACTCGCCTTGGTAACCTCACTCATTCCCTGTATCGTAGCCAACCAGATGCAGCCTCTGTGGACGCTGTCATCAATATCACCAACCCCTCCTGTTACGACAAGATGCTTGTGTTTGATATAGAGTCCGACAACACCACCGGTAACCTAGGCATGCCTGGAAAATTTCATGTCAGTGGGAACAAGCCGTGTACCGCTCCTTTGAGCACAGAAG gcacacccGTATCCACAGCTTTGATCATTGGAGCCTCAGTGGGCGGAGCCATAGCTGTCGTATTGGCGGTCGTTATCCTGGTCGTGATCTGCTGCGTACTTAAGAATCGTGCATTCG GCAACAGCGTCAAGGATACCACTGTCTGGATCAGGAACCAAGATCAAGA cAGTTACCCGGTGAGATACTCTCCGAACAAACAAGCGAGGGTGCCCTCGAGGGAAGAGCCTCAGGAGAACAAGCTGCCCATCTACGACTCAGTCGACACTTACAGACAAACG TCCACACGTGACAGTGTACCATCACCTGACTACGAGCTGCTGAAACGAGAATTCGGAAACTTGAGGTCACCGCCGCCCCCGTCCAGTCCCAAACATGGTGACACACCCACTTATGCTCAGCTGAACTCTGACCCCTACTCGGAGCCACTGAGACTGCCCGACTTTGCAGAGCCCTACGAACAACATGTGCCTGCTTACGCCGAACCTTACGAG ATTACACGGGATCCTGTCTACCAAACACTGGATGACGCAGCGTCAGTTCCCTCAAAGAAGGCCCCTCCCACGACACCACCCCCTGCACACTACTCGCAAGTGGCCGATGCCCTGCCTATTGGCTGGAAGGTTAAGACAGTCGGAGGCGGGGGAGGAGGGTCAAGATTAACGCTACCACAGCAGAGAAGTGGAAGCAGAACCAGTCTCTCACAAGTCTGA